From Staphylococcus delphini, one genomic window encodes:
- the icd gene encoding NADP-dependent isocitrate dehydrogenase translates to MSEKIVKTNSGLQVPNQPIIPFIIGDGIGPDIWKAASRVIDAAVEKAYDGEKKIDWKEVLAGQKAYDQTGEWLPTETLDTIKEYLIAIKGPLTTPIGGGIRSLNVALRQELDLFNCLRPVRWFKGVPSPVKHPEQTDMVIFRENTEDIYAGIEFKEGSEEVKKVIDFLQNEMGAKNIRFPETSGIGIKPVSKEGTERLVRAAIQYAIDNNRKSVTLVHKGNIMKFTEGAFKQWGYDLAENEFGDQVFTWQQYDRLVEEKGKDEANKIQDQAEKDGKIIIKDSIADIFLQQILTRPADHDVVATMNLNGDYISDALAAQVGGIGIAPGANINSETGHAIFEATHGTAPKYADLDKVNPSSVLLSGVMLLEHIGWQEAADLITNSVEKTIASKVVTYDFARLMEGATEVKTSEFADELIKNL, encoded by the coding sequence ATGAGTGAAAAAATCGTAAAAACGAACAGCGGATTACAAGTCCCAAATCAACCTATCATACCATTTATTATCGGCGACGGTATTGGGCCAGATATTTGGAAAGCAGCAAGTCGTGTCATCGATGCTGCCGTAGAAAAAGCTTATGATGGTGAGAAAAAAATTGATTGGAAAGAAGTATTAGCTGGTCAAAAAGCTTACGACCAAACAGGTGAATGGTTACCAACAGAAACGTTAGACACGATTAAAGAATATTTAATTGCGATTAAAGGACCATTAACAACCCCAATCGGTGGCGGTATTCGTTCATTAAACGTAGCGCTACGTCAAGAATTAGACTTATTTAACTGTTTACGTCCAGTACGTTGGTTCAAAGGTGTACCTTCACCAGTGAAACATCCAGAACAAACGGATATGGTCATCTTCCGTGAAAATACTGAAGACATTTACGCCGGTATCGAATTTAAAGAAGGTAGCGAAGAAGTTAAAAAAGTGATTGATTTCTTACAAAATGAAATGGGTGCTAAAAACATTCGCTTCCCTGAAACTTCAGGTATTGGTATTAAGCCAGTGTCTAAAGAAGGTACAGAGCGTTTAGTACGTGCGGCGATTCAATATGCAATCGATAACAACCGTAAATCAGTAACACTTGTGCATAAAGGTAACATTATGAAGTTTACTGAAGGTGCGTTCAAACAATGGGGGTATGATTTAGCAGAAAATGAATTCGGCGACCAAGTCTTCACATGGCAACAATATGATCGCTTAGTTGAAGAAAAAGGAAAAGACGAAGCGAACAAAATTCAAGATCAAGCTGAAAAAGATGGAAAAATCATTATTAAAGATTCTATTGCAGATATCTTCTTACAACAAATTTTAACACGTCCAGCTGATCACGATGTTGTTGCGACAATGAACCTCAACGGTGACTATATTTCTGATGCTTTAGCGGCTCAAGTCGGCGGTATTGGTATTGCTCCAGGTGCGAATATTAACTCTGAAACAGGTCACGCGATTTTCGAAGCGACGCACGGTACAGCTCCGAAATATGCTGATTTAGACAAAGTGAATCCTTCATCAGTATTGCTTTCAGGTGTAATGTTGTTAGAACACATCGGCTGGCAAGAAGCTGCGGATTTAATTACAAACTCTGTCGAAAAAACGATTGCTTCAAAAGTTGTGACATATGACTTTGCACGTTTAATGGAAGGTGCAACTGAAGTAAAAACATCAGAATTTGCAGATGAATTGATTAAAAATTTATAA
- a CDS encoding replication initiation and membrane attachment family protein, producing the protein MNQFMYQNQLSPHDGFIVMRPFQYHAVHYDILNRLFTPLVGAEAIGVYQFLNQFESATFDQGFTHYTIMSELKLSLGRFREFLDLLEGIGLLKTFVRQSENTTQFVYELIPPPTPERFFNDPMLSIYFYEVVGQERYHTLKNYFMPTPLDLAGFSNVTKKFTDVFKVPKQQVATSDVALKASQYQGVDLTDVTFDFELLADMLQTHYVSQTILSEPTKSLIVQLATLYRLSPDVMKTIILKSLNADQSLSVKDLRKQAQSYYLMEHQQQLPSLQPQVTVTASEQMSEAQEKTVSNWDEWFALMDQTSPIVMLTEYGGSEPPRYQKDMVEELVQREGFNFGAINILLQYVMQKTDNNLPEKYVYSVASTWKKSGVTDARSAYEKAMEIQKNQEKSKQKRMESYSQNANGPFYHKKEKQPRWVTHPEEYEQKEEDQEALEKDRAAFLKRLEQKRRAGED; encoded by the coding sequence ATGAATCAATTTATGTATCAAAATCAGTTAAGTCCGCACGACGGCTTTATCGTCATGCGTCCATTTCAATATCATGCAGTACACTATGATATTTTGAATCGGTTATTCACACCGTTAGTTGGTGCTGAAGCAATCGGTGTGTACCAGTTTTTGAACCAATTTGAGTCTGCTACATTCGACCAAGGTTTTACACATTATACGATTATGTCGGAGTTAAAATTGAGCCTCGGCCGCTTTAGAGAGTTTTTAGATTTGTTAGAAGGCATTGGCCTGTTAAAAACGTTCGTCCGTCAATCTGAAAACACGACACAATTTGTGTATGAACTCATCCCGCCACCCACGCCAGAACGTTTTTTCAATGATCCGATGTTGTCGATTTATTTTTATGAAGTTGTCGGACAAGAACGGTATCATACATTGAAAAATTATTTTATGCCAACACCACTCGATTTGGCGGGATTTTCAAATGTGACGAAAAAGTTTACGGATGTCTTTAAAGTACCTAAGCAACAAGTGGCCACTTCAGATGTAGCGCTTAAAGCATCGCAATATCAAGGGGTTGATTTAACAGATGTGACGTTTGATTTTGAATTGTTGGCTGACATGTTGCAGACGCATTATGTGAGCCAAACGATTTTATCAGAACCGACAAAATCGCTGATCGTTCAATTGGCGACATTGTATCGTTTATCGCCGGACGTTATGAAGACGATTATTTTGAAATCGCTCAATGCAGATCAATCTTTATCCGTTAAAGATTTACGCAAACAAGCACAAAGTTACTATTTAATGGAACATCAACAACAATTACCATCATTACAGCCGCAAGTGACGGTGACCGCTTCGGAACAAATGTCTGAAGCACAAGAAAAAACGGTGTCAAATTGGGATGAGTGGTTTGCTTTAATGGATCAAACGAGTCCGATTGTCATGCTCACGGAATATGGAGGTTCTGAGCCGCCTCGTTATCAAAAAGATATGGTGGAAGAATTAGTGCAACGTGAAGGCTTTAATTTTGGGGCTATCAATATTTTATTGCAATATGTGATGCAAAAAACGGATAATAACTTACCTGAAAAATATGTTTATTCCGTTGCTTCAACATGGAAAAAAAGTGGTGTGACGGACGCGCGTTCTGCATATGAGAAGGCGATGGAAATTCAAAAAAATCAGGAAAAATCGAAACAAAAACGAATGGAAAGCTATAGTCAAAACGCAAACGGTCCATTTTATCACAAAAAAGAAAAACAACCGCGTTGGGTGACGCATCCAGAAGAGTACGAACAAAAAGAGGAAGATCAAGAAGCATTGGAAAAAGATCGTGCAGCGTTCTTGAAAAGGTTAGAACAAAAGAGAAGGGCGGGTGAAGATTAA
- the mutM gene encoding bifunctional DNA-formamidopyrimidine glycosylase/DNA-(apurinic or apyrimidinic site) lyase: MPELPEVEHVKRGITPHIIQQKIIDVTFSEPVKRGKLEGKETIIKGIGLDAFVKNTVGFEITDVQRRSKYILFRIQSGNVARTLISHLGMAGAFFVVQSLDDITIPNFRKHWQVVFHLENGIKLVYSDIRRFGEIRNVESLEAYPSILEIAPEPFEQEALAHYLAKSDEKKYLNKAIKPFILDHRVISGCGNIYACEALFDAQIHPEKKVKDLSVQEKTNLFNSVVKVLEMGILNGGTSVSDYVHADGQRGTMQDHLKVYQQKRCATCETAIETVIISGRNTHFCPNCQS; the protein is encoded by the coding sequence ATGCCAGAATTACCAGAAGTCGAACATGTCAAACGTGGCATTACGCCTCACATTATACAACAAAAGATTATAGATGTGACGTTTTCGGAACCTGTCAAACGCGGTAAGTTAGAAGGGAAAGAAACGATTATTAAAGGGATTGGTCTTGATGCTTTTGTGAAGAATACGGTCGGTTTTGAGATAACTGATGTACAACGCCGCAGTAAATATATTTTGTTTCGTATCCAAAGTGGGAATGTTGCACGTACATTAATTTCACATTTAGGGATGGCAGGTGCATTTTTTGTCGTGCAATCGCTTGATGACATTACGATACCGAATTTTCGAAAGCATTGGCAAGTTGTGTTTCATTTAGAAAATGGTATTAAATTAGTCTATTCAGATATTCGCCGGTTTGGTGAGATTCGGAATGTCGAAAGTTTAGAGGCTTATCCTTCAATTTTAGAGATTGCGCCTGAACCTTTTGAACAAGAGGCATTGGCCCATTATCTTGCTAAAAGTGATGAAAAGAAATATTTAAACAAAGCGATTAAGCCATTTATACTGGATCATCGTGTGATATCGGGTTGTGGCAATATTTATGCGTGTGAAGCGCTGTTTGATGCACAAATTCATCCGGAGAAAAAAGTAAAAGACTTGTCAGTACAGGAAAAGACAAACTTATTTAATAGTGTAGTAAAAGTTTTAGAAATGGGTATTTTAAATGGTGGGACAAGTGTGTCAGATTATGTACATGCTGATGGTCAAAGAGGAACCATGCAAGATCATTTGAAAGTATATCAACAAAAGCGCTGTGCAACGTGTGAAACAGCGATAGAAACAGTTATTATTTCAGGACGAAATACACATTTTTGTCCAAATTGCCAAAGTTAG
- the polA gene encoding DNA polymerase I, whose translation MDKLILIDGNSLSFRAFYALPLLKNKAGIHTNAIYGFARLLEKIIKEEQPTHFLVAFDAGKTTFRHETYQDYKGGRQKTPPELSEQFPYIRQLIDAYQIQRYELENYEADDIIGTLSREADEAGMQTIIITGDRDLTQLATDQVTIYYTKKGVTDVDHYTPKFIAEKYNGLTPSQIVDLKGLMGDTSDNIPGVAGVGEKTALKLLNQFETVEGVYDHIGEVSGKKLKEKLENSRDDALMSKTLATINCDSPITVSLKDTRLPQNIDESAKIELFKSLEFRQLLDGMDVEADNATASRDFEPINDMSKIDFNQLSEAAIHVEVAGSNYLKDELLKFGLYDGEHYVVIPFDKVSEYPELVAWLEEETTQKWVHDAKKTYIAMKRSDIAIQNVVFDTMLASYIIDPSRTIDDVQSVMTHFEQTFVQDDVSVYGKGKSFHIPEDEVLDKHIASILDAIHVVQPQMMTILEAHEQTSLLSEIELPLALILSEMEYIGIHTDIDTLKEMETVIQTELDQLIEQIHEQAGETFNINSPKQLGVILFEKLELPVIKKTKTGYSTAVDVLEKLQNAHPIIDYILTYRTLSKLQSTYVEGLQKVIWDDGRIHTRFNQTLAQTGRLSSVDPNLQNIPIRLEEGRKIRKAFKSTHDDYVILAADYSQIELRVLAHITGDPTLQQAFNDNEDVHTTTAMKVFNVAADEVTSLMRRQAKAVNFGIVYGISDYGLSQSLGITRKEAQQFIDDYLNHFPGVKDYMDNIVQDAKQQGYVETLLKRRRYIPDITSRNFNLRGFAERTAMNSPIQGSAADIIKLAMVQFHREVQKTSFKAQLLLQVHDELIFEVPKDEVDEFSKFVEEIMAHALQLDVPLSVESDYGKTWYDAK comes from the coding sequence GTGGACAAACTTATATTAATTGATGGTAATAGTTTAAGTTTTAGAGCTTTTTATGCATTGCCGTTGTTAAAAAATAAAGCAGGGATTCATACAAATGCCATATATGGTTTTGCGCGTTTGTTAGAAAAGATTATTAAAGAAGAACAACCGACGCATTTTCTCGTGGCATTCGACGCTGGAAAAACGACATTTAGACATGAGACGTATCAAGATTATAAAGGGGGACGTCAAAAAACGCCGCCTGAATTGAGTGAGCAGTTCCCGTATATTCGCCAATTAATAGATGCCTATCAAATTCAACGTTATGAACTTGAAAACTATGAAGCAGATGATATTATTGGAACACTTAGTCGTGAAGCGGATGAAGCGGGCATGCAAACAATCATCATTACTGGGGACCGAGATTTAACCCAACTCGCTACAGACCAAGTGACAATCTATTATACGAAAAAAGGTGTGACGGACGTTGATCATTACACACCAAAGTTTATTGCTGAAAAATATAATGGGCTCACACCGTCTCAAATTGTTGATTTAAAAGGCTTAATGGGAGATACTTCTGACAATATTCCAGGTGTGGCAGGTGTCGGTGAAAAAACAGCGCTGAAACTGTTAAATCAATTTGAAACAGTTGAAGGTGTTTATGACCATATTGGAGAAGTGTCAGGTAAAAAGCTAAAAGAAAAACTTGAAAATAGTCGGGATGATGCGTTAATGAGTAAAACTTTAGCGACGATTAATTGTGATAGTCCGATTACAGTATCACTCAAAGACACACGTTTACCTCAAAATATAGATGAAAGTGCTAAAATCGAGTTGTTCAAGTCGTTAGAATTCCGTCAGTTGCTCGATGGGATGGATGTCGAGGCAGACAATGCTACGGCGAGTCGAGATTTTGAGCCGATAAATGACATGTCAAAAATAGATTTTAACCAATTGTCAGAAGCGGCGATTCATGTTGAAGTTGCGGGATCAAATTACTTAAAAGATGAGTTATTAAAATTTGGTTTGTACGACGGCGAACATTATGTCGTGATTCCATTTGACAAGGTCAGTGAATATCCAGAGTTAGTGGCTTGGTTAGAAGAGGAAACGACGCAAAAATGGGTACATGATGCGAAGAAAACGTATATTGCGATGAAACGTTCAGACATTGCCATTCAAAATGTTGTTTTTGATACGATGTTAGCGAGCTATATTATCGATCCCTCGCGTACGATTGATGATGTACAGTCTGTCATGACGCATTTTGAGCAAACGTTCGTGCAAGATGATGTGTCGGTTTATGGTAAAGGCAAATCTTTCCACATACCTGAAGATGAGGTGCTCGATAAACATATTGCTTCTATTTTAGATGCGATTCATGTCGTGCAACCACAAATGATGACCATTCTTGAAGCGCATGAGCAGACATCATTACTTTCAGAGATTGAGTTGCCACTTGCGCTCATTTTAAGTGAAATGGAATATATAGGGATTCATACTGACATCGACACATTAAAAGAGATGGAAACAGTCATTCAAACAGAGTTGGATCAGTTAATCGAACAAATTCATGAACAAGCTGGTGAAACGTTTAACATTAACTCACCTAAACAATTAGGCGTCATTTTATTTGAAAAACTTGAGTTGCCAGTCATTAAAAAGACGAAAACGGGTTATTCAACAGCAGTCGATGTACTCGAAAAATTGCAAAATGCACATCCAATTATCGACTACATTTTAACATATCGTACATTATCGAAACTGCAGTCGACTTATGTTGAAGGTTTACAAAAAGTGATTTGGGATGACGGTCGTATTCATACACGTTTTAATCAAACGCTAGCACAAACAGGTCGTCTGTCTTCGGTGGACCCGAACTTACAAAACATTCCAATTCGTTTAGAAGAGGGACGTAAAATTCGTAAAGCGTTTAAGTCTACGCACGATGATTATGTCATTCTTGCAGCGGATTACTCACAAATTGAATTACGTGTTTTAGCCCATATTACAGGAGACCCGACGTTGCAACAAGCGTTTAATGATAATGAAGATGTCCATACTACAACTGCGATGAAAGTGTTTAACGTTGCAGCTGATGAGGTCACGTCATTAATGCGTCGCCAAGCAAAAGCGGTGAACTTTGGTATCGTCTATGGCATTAGTGATTATGGGCTGAGTCAAAGTTTAGGTATAACACGTAAAGAAGCGCAACAATTTATTGATGATTACTTGAACCATTTTCCAGGTGTGAAAGATTATATGGACAACATTGTGCAAGATGCCAAACAACAAGGATACGTGGAGACATTGTTAAAACGCCGTCGTTACATTCCAGACATTACGAGTCGTAACTTTAACTTACGTGGATTTGCAGAACGAACTGCGATGAACTCGCCAATTCAAGGAAGTGCGGCAGATATTATAAAATTAGCGATGGTCCAATTCCACCGTGAAGTACAAAAGACATCGTTTAAAGCTCAGTTATTGTTACAAGTACACGATGAATTGATTTTTGAAGTGCCGAAAGATGAAGTAGATGAATTCAGCAAATTTGTTGAGGAAATTATGGCGCATGCATTACAATTAGATGTCCCATTAAGTGTAGAATCAGATTATGGGAAAACTTGGTATGATGCAAAATAG
- a CDS encoding glyceraldehyde-3-phosphate dehydrogenase, whose translation MTTKIAINGLGRIGRMVLRVALNREDVEVVAINASYPPETIAHLIKYDTTHGRFNQTVEPIEDGIQVNGKKIKLVSDRNPENLPWAALDIDIVVEATGKFNHGDKADAHIRAGAKKVILTGPSKGGDVQTIVKGVNDQDIDTERYDIFSNASCTTNCLAPIAKLLNDRFGIENGLMTTVHAVTNDQNNLDNPHKDLRRARAAFESIIPTSTGAAKALALVLPELEGKMHGMALRVPTKNVSLVDLVVDLKQSVTKEEVNQLFKDNDLNGVVAVSDEPLVSDDFTTDAHSAIVDTPSTIVMGDRKVKVLAWYDNEWGYSTRVVDVLQQIAAQIPSTVAQ comes from the coding sequence ATGACGACAAAGATTGCGATTAACGGTCTGGGGCGTATCGGCCGTATGGTTTTGAGAGTGGCATTAAATAGAGAAGATGTTGAGGTTGTAGCGATTAATGCAAGCTATCCACCAGAAACGATTGCGCACCTCATTAAGTATGACACAACACACGGACGCTTTAATCAGACGGTTGAACCGATTGAAGATGGCATACAAGTGAATGGTAAAAAGATTAAACTTGTGTCAGATCGTAATCCTGAAAATTTACCATGGGCAGCATTAGATATCGATATCGTAGTAGAAGCAACAGGTAAATTTAATCATGGCGATAAAGCAGATGCCCACATTCGCGCAGGTGCTAAAAAGGTAATTTTAACAGGGCCTTCAAAAGGAGGAGACGTACAAACGATTGTGAAAGGTGTCAATGACCAAGACATCGATACAGAACGTTATGACATTTTTAGTAACGCATCTTGTACGACAAACTGTTTAGCACCGATTGCCAAATTATTAAATGATCGTTTTGGAATCGAAAATGGCTTAATGACGACAGTACATGCCGTGACAAACGACCAAAACAATTTAGACAATCCACATAAAGATTTACGTCGTGCACGTGCAGCTTTTGAAAGTATCATTCCAACATCAACCGGTGCAGCAAAAGCACTCGCACTTGTTTTACCAGAACTTGAAGGTAAAATGCACGGGATGGCGTTACGCGTGCCAACTAAAAATGTGTCACTTGTTGACTTGGTCGTTGATTTAAAACAATCTGTGACTAAAGAAGAAGTGAATCAATTATTTAAAGACAATGATTTAAATGGTGTTGTCGCTGTTTCGGATGAGCCACTTGTATCAGATGATTTCACGACTGATGCACATTCAGCAATTGTCGACACACCTTCAACAATCGTCATGGGAGATCGTAAAGTTAAAGTACTCGCATGGTATGACAATGAATGGGGTTATTCAACAAGAGTGGTCGACGTGTTACAACAAATCGCTGCTCAAATTCCAAGCACAGTTGCACAATAA
- the coaE gene encoding dephospho-CoA kinase (Dephospho-CoA kinase (CoaE) performs the final step in coenzyme A biosynthesis.) yields MPKVIGLTGGIATGKSTVAELLAIHGFKIVDADVSARKAVAKGTEGLKKVQALFGDEAINEDGEMNRTYVGQQVFFDDEKRKQLNAIVHPIVGKMMNQERDQYLAEGHNVIMDIPLLFENHLEDTVDEVWLVYASEPIQLDRLMARNELSIEDAKARIYSQISIDKKSRMADVVIDNLGSKLELKQNLEQILVDKGFLEGYHSDSEA; encoded by the coding sequence ATGCCCAAAGTCATTGGATTAACAGGGGGGATTGCTACTGGAAAATCGACAGTGGCAGAATTACTCGCAATACATGGTTTTAAAATCGTCGACGCAGATGTTTCAGCAAGGAAAGCAGTTGCCAAAGGGACGGAAGGTTTAAAAAAAGTTCAAGCGCTATTTGGCGATGAAGCGATCAATGAAGATGGCGAAATGAATCGTACCTATGTCGGACAACAAGTGTTTTTTGATGATGAAAAAAGAAAACAACTCAATGCGATCGTGCATCCTATTGTCGGCAAAATGATGAATCAAGAGCGTGACCAATATTTAGCAGAAGGTCACAATGTCATTATGGATATTCCACTGTTATTTGAAAATCATTTAGAAGATACAGTAGATGAAGTTTGGCTTGTTTATGCGTCTGAACCGATACAACTCGATCGATTAATGGCGCGTAATGAGTTGTCTATAGAAGATGCCAAAGCAAGAATTTATAGCCAAATTTCAATTGATAAAAAGAGTCGCATGGCGGATGTCGTCATTGATAATTTAGGTTCTAAGTTGGAATTAAAGCAAAATTTAGAACAGATTTTAGTGGATAAAGGATTTTTAGAAGGTTATCATAGCGACTCAGAAGCATAG
- the nrdR gene encoding transcriptional regulator NrdR, with the protein MKCPKCNHTQSRVVDSRHADDMNAIRRRRECDNCGTRFTTFEHIEMSPLIVVKKDGTREQFNREKILNGLVRSCEKRPVRFQQLEEITNQVEWKLREEGIAEVSSRDIGEYVMDLLMHVDQVSYVRFASVYREFKDVDQLLKSMQGILKENKRSE; encoded by the coding sequence GTGAAATGTCCAAAATGCAATCATACCCAATCTCGAGTAGTGGATTCGAGACATGCAGATGATATGAATGCAATTAGAAGAAGACGTGAATGTGACAATTGTGGTACACGTTTCACTACTTTTGAACATATAGAAATGAGTCCGCTTATCGTCGTCAAAAAAGACGGTACACGCGAACAGTTCAATCGAGAAAAAATATTAAATGGCTTAGTGCGCTCGTGTGAAAAGCGACCCGTCCGTTTCCAACAATTGGAAGAAATTACGAATCAAGTTGAATGGAAATTGCGTGAAGAAGGCATTGCAGAAGTGTCATCTAGAGATATAGGGGAGTATGTCATGGATTTATTAATGCATGTCGACCAAGTCTCTTATGTGCGATTTGCTTCTGTGTATCGAGAATTTAAAGATGTGGATCAATTATTAAAATCTATGCAAGGGATATTGAAAGAAAACAAGCGGAGTGAATAA
- a CDS encoding response regulator transcription factor has translation MAQRVLVVDDEQSIVTLLKYNLEQSGYVVEVAQDGEEALQKEKETKPDLIVLDVMLPKKDGIEVCKTIRSDKNQVPILMLTAKDDEFDRVLGLELGADDYMTKPFSPREVVARVKAILRRSSLVDHVRQEEEDEDIVIGSIRIRPDFFEVYRNDELLELTPKEFELLLYLVERQGRVITREHMLNSVWNYEFAGDSRIVDVHISHLRDKLEENPKQPQFIKTVRGLGYKLERPK, from the coding sequence ATGGCTCAAAGAGTGCTTGTCGTTGATGACGAACAATCCATTGTCACTTTGTTAAAATACAACCTCGAACAATCAGGTTATGTCGTTGAGGTGGCTCAAGATGGAGAGGAAGCGTTACAAAAAGAAAAAGAAACGAAACCCGACTTGATTGTATTGGATGTGATGCTACCGAAAAAGGATGGTATTGAAGTATGTAAAACGATTCGCTCAGATAAAAACCAAGTACCTATTTTAATGTTAACTGCAAAAGATGATGAATTTGATCGTGTGCTTGGCTTGGAGCTGGGTGCTGACGATTATATGACTAAGCCTTTTTCACCGAGAGAAGTGGTCGCACGTGTGAAAGCCATCCTTCGTCGCTCATCATTAGTGGATCATGTACGCCAAGAAGAAGAGGATGAGGATATTGTCATTGGCAGTATTCGAATTCGCCCCGACTTTTTTGAAGTGTACCGCAACGATGAGTTGTTAGAGTTAACGCCGAAAGAATTTGAGTTGCTACTTTATTTAGTTGAACGTCAAGGTCGTGTCATTACGCGTGAACATATGTTAAATTCTGTGTGGAACTATGAATTTGCAGGTGATTCTCGAATTGTGGATGTACATATTAGTCATTTGCGAGATAAGTTAGAAGAAAATCCAAAACAACCTCAGTTTATTAAAACAGTTCGCGGCTTAGGATACAAATTGGAGCGTCCTAAATAA
- the pnpS gene encoding two-component system histidine kinase PnpS, translated as MIKFYHKLLIILTTITVVSFLILGFIVHNIIYTKTVEYEKKSLLKDAEQILAFYKAGNNQHIQELADHYHSNIKIIESDQTNEFKGDRKLSIAERQDSLLRQLEMRQPIYQLDGKQGYYWFGHQQGETTILITGHFDMVYELQLQFWKCLILVGMIILALIYFTVRYINRTYIQPINEVSYAASLLTEGNFRVRLPESSVKELRELYVTINVLARRLEQLNSEQKIQRNRLVTTLENIPSAILMIDKNGKIVIANKTFYEVFNESTNVENQDYAQYLHPTIKQLVVEGFRTEKAMYKQVEISINHIHQKFFDTSCVPILSRTKKSLQGMVIVLHDITQLKKLENLRSEFVANVSHELKTPITSMKGFTETLIDGAKNDEASLDMFLNIILKESNRIQSLVEDLLDLSKIEQNTTLEKHLIDLTDVAKSSFSVIQPLANEKSIQLIDQIEPNVTAMADENKISQVIVNLMSNAVNYSPENRTVTLAVYRENQHPVIEVIDQGIGIGEQEKYRIFERFYRVDKARSRDSGGTGLGLSITKHIIEAYQGNIEVASELGKGSRFKVVLPE; from the coding sequence ATGATTAAATTTTATCACAAACTTTTAATCATACTTACAACAATCACTGTTGTAAGTTTTCTCATATTAGGCTTTATTGTACATAATATTATTTATACGAAAACCGTTGAATACGAAAAGAAATCTCTTCTTAAAGATGCTGAACAAATTCTTGCATTTTATAAAGCGGGGAACAATCAACACATTCAAGAACTTGCTGATCATTATCATAGTAATATTAAAATCATTGAAAGCGACCAAACGAACGAGTTTAAAGGAGATCGAAAACTTTCAATAGCAGAACGTCAAGATAGTCTTTTGCGCCAACTTGAAATGAGACAGCCGATTTATCAACTCGATGGGAAGCAAGGCTATTATTGGTTTGGACATCAACAAGGTGAGACGACGATACTCATCACAGGCCATTTTGATATGGTTTACGAACTTCAACTTCAATTTTGGAAATGTTTAATTTTAGTAGGGATGATTATTTTAGCGCTTATTTACTTTACAGTGCGTTATATTAATCGAACTTATATTCAACCGATTAACGAAGTGTCCTACGCCGCGTCCCTCCTTACTGAAGGGAATTTTCGTGTCAGATTGCCTGAAAGTAGTGTGAAAGAGTTGCGCGAATTGTATGTGACAATTAATGTGTTAGCGCGACGTTTAGAGCAGTTGAATAGCGAGCAAAAAATTCAACGGAATCGTCTTGTGACAACGCTTGAAAATATTCCTAGTGCGATATTGATGATTGATAAAAACGGAAAAATTGTGATTGCGAATAAGACGTTTTATGAAGTTTTCAATGAATCGACCAATGTAGAAAATCAAGACTATGCGCAATATTTACATCCAACGATTAAGCAGCTCGTCGTTGAAGGATTCCGCACTGAAAAAGCGATGTACAAACAAGTTGAAATTTCAATTAACCATATTCATCAAAAGTTTTTTGATACGTCGTGTGTGCCTATTTTATCCCGTACGAAAAAGTCGTTACAAGGGATGGTCATCGTATTACACGATATTACACAATTGAAGAAATTGGAAAACTTACGTAGTGAATTTGTAGCGAATGTGTCACATGAATTGAAAACGCCGATCACGTCGATGAAAGGATTTACTGAAACACTCATTGATGGTGCGAAAAATGATGAGGCCTCTCTAGATATGTTCTTAAATATCATTTTAAAAGAGTCTAATCGTATCCAATCCCTAGTTGAAGATTTACTCGATTTATCGAAAATTGAACAGAACACAACGTTAGAAAAGCACTTAATTGATTTGACCGATGTCGCAAAATCTTCATTTTCAGTCATTCAACCGCTTGCGAATGAAAAGTCGATTCAATTGATTGATCAAATTGAACCGAATGTGACGGCGATGGCTGACGAAAATAAAATCTCTCAAGTCATCGTGAATTTAATGTCGAATGCAGTCAACTATTCTCCTGAAAATCGAACGGTCACATTAGCGGTGTATCGAGAAAATCAGCATCCTGTCATTGAAGTGATTGATCAAGGCATTGGGATAGGAGAACAAGAAAAGTATCGTATTTTTGAAAGATTTTATCGTGTGGACAAAGCGAGAAGTCGTGATTCAGGTGGCACAGGGTTAGGCTTGTCCATTACAAAACATATTATCGAAGCTTATCAAGGTAATATCGAAGTGGCATCTGAACTCGGAAAAGGATCGAGATTTAAAGTTGTGTTACCAGAATAA